A single Anaerolineae bacterium DNA region contains:
- a CDS encoding rhamnulokinase — MTKTSNLLAFDLGAESGRTVVGRFDGDKLFLEETHRFANGPTRIHHSLHWNTLNLFGEMKKGLAKTVNEQTLEITSLGVDAWGVDFGLLDRTGMLIGNPYHYRDSRTDGMIEKACQVVPHEEIFAQTGLQFMQLNSLFQLLAMAQQNAPALKIADALLFMPDLFHYWFTGQKANEFTIASTSQCYDMQRRKWSTTLLDMLGLPTHIFQEIIQPGTKLGPMLPPLAEELGLKNDIEVIVPGSHDTASAVAAVPVAKSDEAGFAYLSSGTWSLMGVEISQPIINEQSLAYNFTNEGGVENTIRLLKNIMGLWLVQESRRTWATQGEEFSYDELTRLAGEAAPFTAFVDPDDGSFLAPGDMPARIQEFCRRTGQTPPTTKGALVRCALESLALKYRWVAEKVAEMTGRDLSVIHIVGGGSQNKLLNQFTANATGRRVVTGPVEATAIGNILLQMLALGQISSLSEGREVVRRSFPVETYEPQHGEAWAEAYRRFMMLLE, encoded by the coding sequence ATGACCAAAACCAGCAACCTTTTAGCCTTTGACCTGGGCGCAGAAAGCGGGCGGACGGTGGTGGGCCGCTTTGACGGGGACAAGCTGTTTTTAGAAGAGACGCATCGTTTTGCCAACGGCCCCACCCGTATCCACCACAGTTTGCACTGGAACACCCTGAATCTATTTGGGGAAATGAAAAAAGGATTGGCCAAAACCGTCAACGAACAAACGCTTGAGATCACCTCTTTGGGCGTGGATGCCTGGGGGGTTGATTTTGGCCTGCTCGACCGGACGGGGATGCTCATCGGCAACCCCTACCATTACCGGGACAGCCGCACCGACGGCATGATTGAAAAGGCCTGCCAAGTTGTGCCCCACGAGGAGATTTTTGCCCAAACCGGGCTGCAATTTATGCAGCTAAACTCGCTCTTTCAACTCCTGGCTATGGCCCAACAAAACGCCCCGGCCCTGAAAATTGCCGACGCCTTGCTCTTTATGCCGGATTTGTTCCATTACTGGTTCACGGGCCAAAAAGCCAACGAGTTCACCATTGCCAGCACCAGCCAGTGTTACGACATGCAGCGCCGGAAGTGGTCAACCACCTTGCTGGATATGCTGGGCCTTCCTACCCACATTTTCCAGGAGATCATCCAGCCCGGCACCAAACTTGGCCCCATGCTACCCCCGCTGGCCGAAGAACTGGGCCTTAAAAATGATATTGAGGTGATTGTGCCCGGCAGCCACGATACGGCCAGCGCAGTGGCGGCGGTGCCGGTGGCTAAAAGTGACGAGGCCGGTTTTGCCTATCTCAGTTCCGGCACGTGGTCGCTGATGGGAGTGGAAATCAGCCAGCCCATCATCAATGAGCAGAGCCTGGCCTATAATTTTACCAACGAAGGGGGCGTTGAAAATACCATCCGCCTGCTGAAGAATATTATGGGCCTGTGGCTGGTGCAAGAGTCGCGCCGCACCTGGGCCACCCAGGGCGAGGAGTTTTCTTACGATGAACTGACCCGGCTGGCCGGCGAAGCCGCGCCCTTTACCGCCTTTGTTGACCCGGATGACGGCTCGTTCCTGGCCCCGGGCGATATGCCGGCCCGCATTCAGGAATTTTGCCGGCGCACCGGCCAAACCCCACCCACCACTAAAGGCGCGCTGGTGCGCTGCGCCCTGGAAAGCCTGGCCCTCAAATACCGGTGGGTGGCGGAAAAAGTGGCAGAGATGACGGGCCGGGATTTGAGCGTCATTCACATTGTGGGCGGTGGATCGCAAAATAAGCTACTCAACCAATTCACGGCCAATGCCACAGGCCGCCGCGTGGTGACCGGCCCCGTCGAGGCCACGGCCATTGGCAACATTCTGCTGCAAATGCTGGCCCTAGGCCAGATTAGCTCCCTGAGCGAAGGCCGCGAAGTGGTGCGCCGTTCCTTCCCCGTGGAAACTTACGAGCCGCAACATGGCGAGGCCTGGGCTGAAGCCTACCGGCGATTTATGATGTTACTTGAATAG
- a CDS encoding L-fucose isomerase, producing MANVQNIKMNPPANRLGGDMPKIGIRPTIDGRLGGVRESLEEQTMNMARAVAKLLTTNLRHANGLPVECVLADGTIGRVAETAACAEKFKQEGVGVSITVTPCWCYGAETMDMDPYLPKAVWGFNGAERPGAVYLAAVLAGHSQKGVPAFSIYGRDVQDSTDTSIPADVAGKLLQFTRAGLAVATMRGKSYLSIGGTSMGIAGSIVDQALFEAYLGMRVEDIDMSEFARRIERNIYDPVEFEQALAWCNENLQKGKDYNPPSMQHSQAEKDAAWQYSIKMALIGRDLMTGNPRLAELGFGEEALGHNALAAGFQGQRQWTDHRPNGDFMEAMLNTSFDWNGIRAPYIMATENDALNGISMLFGHLLTSAAQIFADVRTYWSPAAVKRVTGYRLTGRAEGGILHLINSGPATLDGAGQQSKDGQPAMKPFWEITPAEVAKCLEATTWHTSMVEYFRGGGWSTRFLTRGGMPVTMCRLNLVKGLGPALQIAEGYTVDLPPEVHDVLDQRTNPTWPTTWFAPNVTGSGPFRDVYTVMANWGANHGAISYGHLGADLISLASMLRIPVYMHNVPEERIFRPSAWAAFGANEPMGADFRACANFGPLYGKY from the coding sequence CCACGCCAACGGCCTGCCGGTTGAGTGCGTGCTTGCCGATGGCACCATTGGCCGGGTGGCCGAAACCGCGGCCTGCGCCGAGAAGTTCAAACAGGAAGGCGTGGGCGTTTCTATCACCGTGACCCCCTGCTGGTGTTACGGCGCGGAAACAATGGATATGGACCCCTACCTGCCCAAAGCCGTGTGGGGCTTCAACGGCGCCGAGCGCCCCGGCGCGGTCTACCTGGCCGCAGTTTTGGCCGGGCACAGCCAAAAGGGCGTGCCCGCCTTCAGCATTTACGGGCGCGACGTGCAGGATTCAACCGACACCTCCATCCCGGCGGACGTGGCCGGTAAATTATTGCAATTTACCCGGGCCGGTTTGGCGGTGGCCACCATGCGGGGCAAATCGTACCTATCCATCGGCGGCACGTCTATGGGCATTGCCGGGTCCATTGTGGATCAGGCTTTGTTTGAAGCCTACCTGGGCATGCGGGTGGAAGATATTGATATGAGCGAATTTGCCCGGCGCATTGAGCGCAACATTTATGACCCCGTTGAATTTGAACAGGCCCTGGCCTGGTGCAATGAAAACTTGCAAAAAGGCAAAGATTACAACCCGCCATCTATGCAGCATAGCCAGGCCGAAAAAGACGCCGCCTGGCAATATTCTATCAAAATGGCCCTGATTGGGCGCGACCTGATGACGGGGAATCCACGCCTGGCCGAATTGGGCTTTGGCGAGGAGGCGCTGGGCCACAACGCCCTGGCCGCCGGGTTTCAGGGCCAGCGCCAGTGGACCGACCACCGGCCCAACGGCGACTTTATGGAGGCCATGCTCAATACCTCGTTTGACTGGAACGGCATCCGCGCCCCTTACATTATGGCTACCGAAAACGACGCCCTCAACGGCATCTCCATGCTTTTTGGCCACTTGCTCACCAGCGCGGCCCAGATTTTTGCCGACGTGCGCACCTACTGGAGTCCGGCCGCGGTTAAGCGCGTGACCGGCTACCGGTTGACGGGCCGGGCCGAAGGCGGCATCCTGCACCTGATCAACTCCGGTCCGGCTACCCTGGATGGCGCCGGCCAGCAGTCAAAGGACGGGCAACCGGCCATGAAACCCTTCTGGGAAATCACCCCGGCCGAGGTGGCGAAATGCCTGGAAGCGACGACCTGGCACACCTCGATGGTGGAGTATTTTCGGGGCGGGGGCTGGTCTACCCGCTTCCTCACTCGCGGCGGCATGCCGGTGACCATGTGCCGTCTCAACCTGGTGAAAGGGCTTGGCCCGGCCCTGCAAATTGCCGAAGGATACACCGTTGACCTGCCGCCGGAAGTGCACGACGTCTTGGACCAACGCACCAATCCCACCTGGCCGACTACCTGGTTTGCGCCCAACGTTACCGGCAGCGGCCCCTTCCGCGACGTGTACACGGTAATGGCCAATTGGGGCGCCAACCACGGGGCCATCAGCTACGGCCACCTGGGGGCCGATCTGATCTCCCTGGCCTCGATGTTGCGCATCCCGGTATACATGCACAACGTCCCCGAAGAACGCATCTTCCGCCCCAGCGCCTGGGCCGCCTTTGGGGCCAACGAGCCAATGGGCGCCGATTTCCGGGCCTGCGCTAATTTTGGACCGTTATACGGCAAGTATTGA